In Gossypium hirsutum isolate 1008001.06 chromosome D01, Gossypium_hirsutum_v2.1, whole genome shotgun sequence, the genomic window actattcaaaagtttcatttaagtcactgtactatttgaatttttttatttaagtcattgtgctattatttttttgggtaaactacacccatggtcacttttgtataccttaggttacatttcagtcacttatgtttgaaatgttacgttttagtcacttacgttattgtgttgtaacattttagtcactgagccgttaattgtcattaatggtgtaatggtaagctgacgtggcacgttaaattatcatttcaaacaaaaactttaggttaaattatacaattggtccccataatttttcgttttgagcaatttaattattttatgttcttttaactttctttctttctttattttccattctcttctgcttctccctctgttttcctaccttctttatttcttttaacatactAGGAAGTCGAATTGGTAGTGAAGAAAGAAGCATGGTATGGGTTTATGGGTTTTAGTTATAGGGTTTTTGGTTATAGGCAAATGATGACAGTTGACTTCCTACTTCTTTTTTCACTGCCAATTCGACTTcctaatatgttaaaagaaatgggaaagatatgaaaacagagggagaaacaaaagagaatggaaaaacaaaaggaaagtttaaagaacataaaagaaaaaaattaaattacttaaaatgaaaaaaatatgggatcaattgtataatttaacctaaaattttgtttgaaatgatgatttaacatgtcatgtcagcttaccgttacaccattaacgacgattaatggctcagtgactaaaatgttacaacatgataacgtaaatgactaaaacgtaacatttcaaacataagtgactaaaacataacctaaggtaaacaaaagtgaccatgagtgtagtttaccctttttttttgctttaaaaaaaagtTCATCTAGCAAGTTCTAAGCAATGATTTTGCGATCAATACAATGGATTAATATTCATCAATGAGTAAAATAACACAACTTAGATCATAATCAATCTAACAGTCAATGTTGGGGATCAAAGAATAAAATTATTTGAGTTTTGGTTCGTAGATTCGTGGCgctcaaagttgtttcatgaaaatacTAAACAATAGAAGAGAAGGGGAAACAAAACTTCCGATTGGTACaaacaatgcaaacaaataaGGTCATATAGTAGTGACTTCAacagttcagtgacttaaataaaaacttttgagtaattcaatgacaattttataactttttgaagttgaatggtcaaaatgtaaacttactaataatttaataaccttaaatatagtttacccttaaaattaatacttttatgatagataatttatttattaatatttataatatataaaaggtcATTACAAAATTTTTACCCAGAAAAaagttcaaatatatataattaaaaaaatataaaaatatatcatttttaatttttaaaataaattctataaatatgtttgaatttttaaaattttgtaaaaaaatataaaaatatattagaaaatttaaaatattgtaaaaaatataaaaatattagaaattgtaaaaaataaatttaaatagtaaaaaaatattgtATCCTAAAATAAAGTATATATTGGTGAATCACATTcaaaatattaacaatttgatataaaaattgcATATAGTTAAAAATACaaccaaattttataaaaattgtatttttaaaatatttttaaattttgaataaatttttatactattttttatcatttaacaaaagaTATATTTTGGTATTCAAATgtaacaatattaaaattttagagtGTAATTAGGTTTTAGTGctgatttaaataaattttattattattattattattattattattattatgtttgaatttttgtgattttatcaATAGAATAAATGTAGtattaattgtaaatttgtttaatttgtcaagtacagattgtaatttaatttacattttaaggtttatttaatagaagttaattgttaatatatCAACTAATTATGAATTTACATCAAATCGACTCTAAAACTCAagttaaacactaaaaagttgTCGTTTGAGTTTTAGTTTGGTTGGCATCGGTATTGTTGTCGGTGTAGAGGATGTGGGTTTAAACACATTTTATTCACCAATTTAAGGGTTGAGGAAGGGTTATAGGtagttttaaatattgtataaaaaacattaaaaaattagcATCGTTATCTTCAAGTACCAATATGTATGACTTTTGTCAAATACAAGTAccacattagaaagaaaaaaaatgtcaaacttagataacaaaatatgtattaagactatttaaaataagttatactattttaactttttatttgaaaaatcaataaatttaatcacTTGACCAAAacttaattttgatgtattattattattattattattatcatcatcatcatcatcatcatcatccacaCTATATTACCTCTGTTATTTTTTAACACACccatatattttaagtaatttgtCAAAGCAATTAATCACatcaaaaaaaattgttaatatatttttatataatttattttcatccatattgtactataatatttttttatcgtCTAATTACTTGGTTGAAATAcgtcaaatatttaattatacaatattattataaaattacattttaaatatttttaaataaatataagagaTAGTAGGTTCGAATATGTTGAAATGcgtttattttctatttaaatgtTAGGAggaattatagataattttagtttttgtataaaaattttaaataaaaaataaactattcgAAATTGATTACTTCGAATCCTTCGGTTACGAGGTCCCATTGGTCGCCACTGGAGAGAGGATggataaaacataacataaatgcGGTTGTGTCGAGGAATGGTATGTCTGCATCGAATGAATGAGTGATTAGAGTTGATGGTGCTACTTGGGTATGTGATTTTTCTATGTCAGTGGATAAGTAGATGGCTTTTAAATTTGAAGCTATAGCTGTTTTAGAGGGTCTCCGCTTAGCATGGGAAAAAAGATCAACACAAGTTGAGTTTGAATGCTACAATGCTCTTCAGTGGAATTTCTATTGGCAGATGAACCGCTATTATCTATTCAGGGATTGTTGTTAGCTGATTGTAACAGCCTTTGACGTGTTTAAGTGTTTTTTTAATGTAATCGTAGTTTGTTGTTATTTTCTACCCAAACTCtagcttgaaaattttaaaatttaactatagTTTTCATTTGTCTCCATTAAACCCTAGTTAtcatttttatttggtttaattgATAGACTACACCttaaattatatttcttttttcaatttgatacctaaaatttttatattacttAATCACCCCAATTACCCAAAATCTTAACCctgcttattttatattaataattttatattaatattaatattaattaaaaacaattatattaataaataaataaaaattccctCCCCCATCCTCGTCCCTCTCGGCTCCCTCCCCCACCACAGCTCTCCCCTCCCTATCCCTCTCCCCCACCGTCCCTTCTTTTCTTCCAGTTTTCTCAAAGCCGCCCCTGCACATATTATATTTTCAGTTAAACTACTATCAGAGGAAATGATAATTAAGTAGCAGGATATTTACAAATCTATGAATAATTTAATGGAGGACAATAAATTGGAATGCAGATATTAGAGAAGGAAAGCATTCTTTCAAACTAATTTAGAGTGACGATAAGCCTTCTTCATTCTATCAACACAAATATATCATTGCTGGTTTTAATCAAAGGGTAGAGGTGTTGAGAACTTTGAGGAAACCAAAGAAAACATGACTGGGGCAAGCGGAGTAAGATCTCTGGGGGAAACACCCACATAGGCTGTTGCTGTTGTTTGTTTTGGTTTGGTTTTGATTTCAATCATCATTGAACACAAATATATCCTTGCTTCTAACACTAGAACAAAGTTTAATATCAGATATATATGCATATCAAAGAAAATCGCAGTTACTTGGCATCCCTGCAATAAGAAACAAGGAGAGAGAGGGGAGAGCGGTGGTGGGTGGGAGGGAGCCTAGAGTGACGGTGGGACGGggaatattatttataaaattataaaatcagaAAATATAGTGACGTGGCATGATATGAagggttaataatttttttaaacggGTGGTAAGATTTGGGATAATTTGGGTAACGGATAAAAAATTTGAAGTACTAAATTGAGAAAAGAGGTATAACTGAGGGTGCAATTTGTAAATTGAGCCTTTTTGTTATTATAACGTTGTTAAGtgtttattttcctttaaaataaaaacaaaggggaaaaaaaaaaaaaccaaacaaacAACGAAAGAAACACTCCACCCAACGACAGCTCTCTCCaataattccttttctttttccctttcattttaaatttagattCTTGAATTATCCTCCGGTTCGATCTAGTGAACCGCGGGTTTCTCTCCGATCAAAGAAAATATTCTCCAACGAAGAATATCAAAACGGAAATCGGCGGCGGAGGGAAGCCTGAAGAATGTCGGCCGAACAAAAGGAACAAGTCCCAAACCCTAATGTTAACGACAACGATAATTTGAACAGTGAAAGTAAACAAGAAGAACGTCAGTCATCGACGAGAACTCCTTTTACTAATCTCAGCCAGGTCGATGCTGACCTCGCTCTTGCTCGAACCCTCCAAGAacaggtttttttttgtttttttttctttggatttatgtggaatttatccttttttttttaatttttattttatatttgtcgTAGGAAAGGGCATATATGATGCTTAGCATGAATAATGATGGAAGTGATTATGGGAGTTGGGAGGGTGGAAGCTATTTAAACGATGATGATTTCAATGATCTCCATGATCATGACGATACCGATGACGATGATGATGAGGGGGAATATGATGGCACTGATGCTGGTGATGTGGATGCCTTTGATTTTCATGATCATTCTGAGGATGGGGAGGATGATAATGACGCGAGTGTTGAACTCGATCCGGCTGATTTTTCGAGTGACGAGGCTTATGCTAGAGCACTTCAGGATGCTGAAGAAAGAGAAGTGGCTGCTAGATTGTTGGCCTTAGCTGGGATTAATGATGGTGAGTGTTAATTACTATGGGATTCTTGTTAAttgttcaaatatataaaaatgctaAAGAGTGTTTACGTAAGTTCTACTAATTTGCAGGAGGAACTGTTACCTTAGAGGATCATGGACAC contains:
- the LOC107928938 gene encoding E3 ubiquitin ligase BIG BROTHER-related; the encoded protein is MSAEQKEQVPNPNVNDNDNLNSESKQEERQSSTRTPFTNLSQVDADLALARTLQEQERAYMMLSMNNDGSDYGSWEGGSYLNDDDFNDLHDHDDTDDDDDEGEYDGTDAGDVDAFDFHDHSEDGEDDNDASVELDPADFSSDEAYARALQDAEEREVAARLLALAGINDGGTVTLEDHGHGGNSQDTWEEVDPDELSYEELLALAEVVGTESRGLSADSIASLPSLIFKAGNSQTGTNDSCVICRVDYEDGDSLTALSCKHSYHPECINNWLKINKVCPVCSAEVST